The following are encoded in a window of Staphylococcus piscifermentans genomic DNA:
- a CDS encoding 5-oxoprolinase subunit C family protein, producing the protein MSIIIEDPGLFASFQDFGRQGYEHDGVIPGGAIDFLAHEVANRLVANDKNEATLEMTTKMARIRFTEPTLIALAGGNFKAWTQQMRILPNKLYLVEKGDVLQFSETNRTSRVYLAIGGGVELEEWLGSTSTDFLSHIGGYEGRKLQAGDAINMKRAYSERHLKLFDNLKHTHKTDWGVDGYALSFNYMSDMFHVILNKGAEDFDEETLNRFTREEYKVTSKANRAGMILEGEPVKAYYEDMPPHQSVKRGTIQVKRDGSPIILLNDHYTLGSYPQIGTIASYHLTKLAQKPQGSKLKFQYIDVYTAEDNLMKYSSWVQQLFHGIEYRMLQEMQK; encoded by the coding sequence ATGTCAATCATCATAGAAGATCCAGGTTTATTTGCCAGCTTTCAAGATTTTGGACGTCAAGGGTATGAACATGACGGCGTGATACCTGGCGGGGCAATTGATTTCTTAGCGCATGAAGTGGCCAATCGTCTGGTTGCGAATGATAAAAATGAAGCAACGCTAGAAATGACGACTAAAATGGCTCGCATACGTTTTACTGAACCGACTTTGATTGCCTTAGCAGGAGGCAATTTTAAAGCTTGGACACAGCAGATGCGCATTTTGCCTAATAAATTATATTTAGTTGAAAAAGGCGATGTCCTTCAATTCTCTGAAACTAATCGTACCTCTCGTGTTTATTTAGCAATAGGGGGCGGCGTTGAGTTAGAAGAGTGGCTCGGCTCTACTTCAACTGATTTTCTCTCTCACATCGGGGGATATGAAGGCCGCAAGCTACAAGCTGGTGATGCTATTAATATGAAACGTGCTTACTCCGAACGTCATTTGAAATTGTTTGATAATCTGAAACATACTCATAAAACGGATTGGGGTGTTGATGGGTATGCTCTATCTTTCAACTATATGTCAGATATGTTTCATGTCATCTTGAACAAAGGTGCTGAAGATTTTGACGAAGAAACATTGAATCGTTTTACGCGTGAAGAATATAAAGTAACCAGCAAGGCTAACCGTGCAGGGATGATTTTAGAAGGAGAACCGGTAAAAGCATATTATGAAGATATGCCGCCTCATCAATCGGTTAAAAGAGGCACAATACAAGTAAAACGTGATGGTTCACCGATAATTTTGTTAAATGATCATTATACACTAGGCAGTTATCCGCAAATCGGTACGATTGCCAGCTATCATCTCACTAAACTCGCTCAAAAACCGCAAGGCTCTAAATTAAAATTCCAATACATCGATGTTTACACGGCGGAAGATAATTTAATGAAATACAGCAGCTGGGTACAACAGCTGTTTCATGGTATCGAGTATAGAATGTTGCAAGAAATGCAAAAATAA
- the pxpB gene encoding 5-oxoprolinase subunit PxpB, which yields MKIYSQGDQAIVVSVEKEVTQNTTEDLLALRSYLVEQDYPFITEIVPTESDMMIVYDARSMIKHHHIKSPFQYMKELLQSIKIEVKHGDAVNMPTEIPVYYGGAYGPDLEALLEFYNMDKETFIQLHSQKTYFVSMMGYSPGFPYLTGMNERLYINHTGDTKKYIPAGSVILEGKKSGIVTTDTYGDWIVIGYTPVKLFDPSKEDFTLLKLGDTIRFKATEPEADKIGGEV from the coding sequence ATGAAGATTTATAGTCAAGGTGACCAAGCGATTGTAGTTTCGGTGGAAAAAGAAGTGACCCAAAATACAACAGAAGATTTATTGGCATTACGTTCTTATTTAGTAGAACAAGATTATCCTTTTATCACTGAAATTGTGCCGACTGAATCGGATATGATGATTGTTTACGATGCGAGAAGTATGATTAAACATCATCATATTAAGTCGCCTTTCCAATATATGAAAGAATTGCTGCAATCTATCAAAATTGAAGTTAAACATGGAGATGCTGTCAATATGCCGACTGAAATTCCAGTTTATTATGGTGGAGCTTATGGGCCGGATTTAGAAGCATTACTGGAATTTTATAATATGGATAAAGAAACTTTTATTCAGTTGCACTCTCAAAAAACTTATTTCGTTTCCATGATGGGTTATTCTCCTGGCTTTCCGTATTTAACAGGAATGAATGAGCGCTTATATATTAATCACACAGGAGATACGAAGAAATATATTCCAGCAGGTTCTGTTATTTTAGAAGGTAAAAAGAGCGGTATCGTTACAACTGATACATATGGAGACTGGATTGTTATCGGTTATACACCGGTTAAGTTATTCGACCCTTCAAAAGAAGATTTTACATTACTGAAATTAGGCGATACGATTCGCTTCAAAGCAACTGAACCAGAGGCCGATAAGATTGGAGGCGAAGTATAA
- a CDS encoding aminotransferase class IV, with protein MYLFETMRVDEGEISRKVYHTRRIAQSAERLGYRFDNEKWEDYLEAICAKHANGVWRLKVMLEKDGSLTHQIVELPKKSSFSAHFELIDYQFPEWQYTCKTSERGHVAHSHITDVVLYYDAAGKVLEFDIGNVVVEEEGQWYTPPFENDFLKGCMRQAMLDKGQLQLRTYQVDELKEKLRSGQARIFLINSLREVADIRINL; from the coding sequence ATGTATTTGTTTGAAACGATGCGAGTGGATGAAGGCGAGATTTCGAGAAAGGTTTATCATACGAGAAGAATTGCGCAGTCAGCTGAACGATTGGGCTATAGGTTTGATAATGAAAAGTGGGAAGACTATCTGGAAGCAATCTGTGCGAAACATGCAAATGGTGTATGGCGCTTGAAAGTCATGTTGGAGAAAGATGGAAGTTTAACGCATCAGATTGTGGAGTTGCCGAAAAAGAGTAGTTTCAGCGCACATTTTGAATTAATAGATTATCAATTTCCTGAATGGCAATATACGTGCAAAACTTCAGAACGGGGACACGTCGCACACTCTCACATTACAGATGTTGTCTTGTATTATGACGCGGCTGGCAAAGTGTTGGAGTTTGATATCGGCAATGTAGTTGTGGAAGAAGAAGGTCAATGGTATACACCTCCTTTTGAAAATGATTTTTTAAAAGGATGTATGCGCCAAGCTATGTTGGATAAGGGACAATTACAGCTGCGAACTTATCAGGTTGATGAGTTGAAAGAGAAGTTGAGAAGCGGGCAAGCCCGAATTTTTCTAATAAATAGTTTGCGAGAGGTTGCCGATATTCGGATTAATCTTTAA
- a CDS encoding chorismate-binding protein encodes MLAKFNFRYYEDETKYQTYHYDFESIQASSVAYHLEEVKDVLAFAEAHQKKGEYVGVYLPYEAAPAFDSDMKVNLPETSDYVYAAAYVFAQPEATVKAEVKHPPQLCFKFRMPDEMLQAHIQAVQEAIIAGNTYQVNYTTRLYDEIRVPISELYAYLTQTAHGNYTALLDTEELQVASISPELFFQKGEFKGAQDVVLSKPMKGTMPRGVDEADDHMFYERLAHSEKDRAENVMIVDLLRNDIARIAVPGSVKVYQPFYIERYETVYQMTSMVTGVMRQGTALVRLFEALFPCGSITGAPKISTMRYIKQLEEVPRHGYCGTIGLMLPDGKAIFNVAIRTIQYIEGKAIYGVGAGITIDSDPAAEVSEFRAKTKILG; translated from the coding sequence TTGTTAGCTAAATTTAACTTTCGTTATTACGAAGATGAAACTAAGTATCAAACCTATCATTATGATTTTGAAAGCATCCAAGCATCTTCTGTAGCCTATCATTTAGAAGAAGTCAAAGATGTGCTTGCATTTGCGGAAGCTCATCAGAAAAAGGGTGAATATGTGGGTGTGTATCTACCTTATGAAGCAGCACCGGCATTCGATTCTGATATGAAAGTCAATCTTCCTGAAACATCAGATTATGTTTATGCGGCTGCTTATGTCTTTGCACAACCTGAAGCTACAGTGAAAGCGGAAGTGAAGCATCCGCCCCAACTTTGCTTCAAGTTCCGGATGCCTGATGAGATGCTGCAAGCGCATATTCAAGCGGTTCAAGAGGCAATTATTGCTGGAAATACGTATCAAGTTAATTATACAACGCGTTTATATGATGAAATTCGTGTACCAATTTCTGAATTATATGCGTACTTGACCCAAACTGCACATGGAAATTATACAGCACTACTAGATACAGAGGAATTACAAGTGGCTTCCATCTCTCCCGAATTATTTTTCCAAAAGGGAGAATTTAAAGGGGCTCAAGATGTGGTGCTGAGCAAGCCGATGAAGGGGACGATGCCTCGGGGCGTTGATGAAGCGGATGATCACATGTTCTATGAACGGTTGGCGCACTCTGAGAAGGATCGGGCGGAAAATGTCATGATTGTGGATTTATTGCGAAATGATATTGCGCGGATTGCGGTTCCGGGAAGTGTGAAGGTGTATCAGCCGTTCTATATTGAGCGTTATGAAACGGTGTATCAGATGACGAGTATGGTGACTGGAGTGATGCGCCAAGGGACTGCTTTGGTGCGGTTGTTTGAAGCGTTGTTCCCGTGCGGTTCGATTACGGGGGCACCTAAAATCAGTACGATGCGCTATATTAAACAGTTAGAGGAAGTGCCGCGACATGGTTACTGCGGTACAATCGGTTTAATGTTGCCGGATGGGAAGGCAATATTTAATGTGGCTATCAGAACGATACAGTATATAGAAGGAAAGGCGATTTATGGCGTGGGTGCAGGGATTACGATTGATTCGGATCCAGCAGCTGAGGTGTCAGAGTTCAGAGCCAAAACTAAGATATTGGGGTAG
- a CDS encoding anthranilate synthase component II, which translates to MIIMIDNKDSFTYNIVDYLTVESGSEIKVIDSTEVTLRELEALQPSALVISPGPGRPSDYPILFQILERFEGKIPILGVCLGFQLIIEYYGGSIIPNTRPVHGHTTSITTTAEGIFEGLPQSFQVMRYHSLMADPAEIPAVLKVTAENAEHIIMGVQHQSYPVYGVQYHPESILSEYGHEQFRLFVQKAGERVVS; encoded by the coding sequence ATGATTATTATGATAGATAACAAAGATTCATTTACATACAATATAGTAGATTATCTGACTGTAGAAAGCGGTTCGGAAATCAAAGTAATAGATAGTACAGAGGTAACACTGCGAGAGCTTGAAGCACTTCAACCTTCAGCATTGGTTATTTCTCCAGGTCCTGGACGTCCAAGTGATTATCCGATTTTATTTCAAATTCTTGAAAGATTTGAGGGTAAAATTCCTATCTTAGGAGTATGCCTCGGTTTTCAATTGATTATTGAGTATTATGGCGGCTCTATCATACCGAATACGCGTCCGGTACATGGTCATACTACCAGCATTACGACTACTGCAGAAGGCATATTTGAGGGGTTGCCTCAATCATTTCAAGTTATGCGTTATCATTCATTAATGGCAGATCCTGCTGAAATTCCTGCAGTATTAAAAGTAACCGCTGAAAACGCAGAACATATTATTATGGGGGTTCAACACCAATCTTATCCTGTGTATGGAGTACAATATCATCCAGAATCTATTTTAAGTGAATATGGGCATGAACAATTTCGACTGTTTGTACAGAAAGCGGGTGAAAGGGTTGTTAGCTAA
- the queC gene encoding 7-cyano-7-deazaguanine synthase QueC, protein MSAHTLDDNKALVVFSGGQDSTTCLFYAKEKFEEVELVTFQYGQRHDTEIEVAKKIADEQGLKHHILDMSLLSQLTPNALTQHNLEIEQTDDGVPNTFVPARNLLFLSFAGALAYQIKARHIITGVCETDFSGYPDCRDDFVKSMNVTLNLSMDKNFVIHTPLMWLDKKETWALSDQLGVLDYVRNQTLTCYNGIIADGCGECPACKLRARGLNAYLEEKGVK, encoded by the coding sequence ATGTCAGCCCACACACTTGATGATAATAAAGCGCTGGTTGTATTCAGCGGAGGTCAAGATAGTACAACATGTCTTTTTTACGCAAAAGAAAAATTTGAAGAAGTTGAACTTGTTACATTCCAATACGGTCAACGCCATGATACAGAAATCGAAGTCGCAAAGAAAATTGCAGATGAGCAAGGTTTAAAACATCATATTCTAGACATGTCGCTGCTCTCCCAACTTACTCCTAATGCACTCACACAACATAATTTAGAAATTGAACAAACAGATGATGGCGTTCCTAATACCTTTGTACCGGCGAGAAATTTATTATTTTTATCATTTGCTGGAGCGTTAGCTTATCAAATCAAAGCACGCCATATCATTACAGGCGTCTGTGAAACCGACTTCTCAGGTTATCCCGACTGTCGCGATGATTTCGTTAAATCTATGAATGTCACATTAAACTTATCTATGGATAAAAACTTTGTTATCCATACACCATTGATGTGGCTAGACAAAAAAGAAACTTGGGCTTTGAGCGACCAACTCGGTGTCTTAGATTATGTACGTAACCAAACATTAACCTGCTACAACGGTATTATTGCAGATGGTTGCGGTGAATGCCCTGCCTGTAAATTACGTGCACGTGGTTTAAATGCTTATTTAGAAGAAAAAGGAGTGAAGTAG
- the queD gene encoding 6-carboxytetrahydropterin synthase QueD, with protein MLQQIYPSVSHPYAFELNKDFHFAAAHYIPCEDAGKCVRTHGHTYFVNLTIVGDELDHSGFLINFAYLKKQIHEQFDHYLLNDLPQFKDKMPSTEVVAQTICKMAEEILEQQPNHPKCAQVYLRETPSSYVVYRPKEFRNG; from the coding sequence ATGTTACAACAAATTTACCCCAGTGTTTCTCATCCTTACGCGTTCGAATTAAATAAAGATTTTCATTTTGCAGCAGCCCACTATATCCCATGCGAAGATGCAGGTAAATGCGTGCGTACACATGGTCACACTTATTTTGTGAATTTAACGATTGTCGGCGATGAACTAGATCATAGCGGTTTCTTAATTAATTTCGCTTACTTAAAAAAACAAATACACGAACAATTCGATCATTATTTATTGAATGACTTACCGCAATTTAAAGACAAAATGCCGTCCACAGAAGTAGTAGCACAAACCATTTGTAAAATGGCTGAAGAAATACTAGAACAACAACCTAATCATCCGAAATGTGCGCAAGTATATTTACGTGAAACACCTTCCAGCTATGTTGTTTATCGACCAAAGGAGTTCCGCAATGGCTAA
- the queE gene encoding 7-carboxy-7-deazaguanine synthase QueE, translated as MAKIPVLEIFGPTIQGEGRVIGRKTMFVRTAGCDYHCSWCDSKFTWDGSAKEDIQMMTAEEIYQQLKEVGGDCFNHVTISGGNPALIKGIQALVDLFEEYGIETALETQGSRYQPWMRQINDLTISPKPPSSGMKPNLEILDSVIAQCVPESLNLKVVIFEDRDFEFAKKIHHRYPDIPFYLQVGNPYLEEEVENHTSRLLERYESLVETVMHSSDMNQAYVLPQLHTLLWSNQKGV; from the coding sequence ATGGCTAAAATACCTGTATTAGAAATTTTCGGTCCGACTATCCAAGGTGAAGGCAGAGTCATCGGCCGCAAAACTATGTTTGTGCGTACAGCAGGTTGTGATTATCATTGCAGTTGGTGTGATTCTAAGTTTACTTGGGATGGCAGTGCAAAAGAAGATATTCAAATGATGACCGCTGAAGAAATTTATCAGCAATTAAAAGAAGTAGGCGGTGACTGTTTCAATCACGTTACAATTTCAGGCGGCAACCCTGCTTTAATTAAAGGAATTCAAGCGTTAGTGGATTTATTTGAAGAATATGGTATCGAAACCGCTTTAGAAACTCAAGGCAGTCGTTACCAACCTTGGATGCGCCAAATCAACGACTTAACTATCAGTCCAAAACCACCAAGTTCAGGTATGAAACCTAACTTGGAAATATTAGATAGTGTCATTGCTCAATGCGTACCTGAATCCTTAAATTTAAAGGTAGTTATTTTTGAAGACAGAGACTTTGAATTTGCTAAAAAAATTCATCACCGCTATCCTGATATTCCTTTTTACTTACAAGTCGGCAATCCTTATTTAGAGGAAGAAGTCGAAAACCATACCTCGCGTTTATTGGAACGTTATGAAAGTTTAGTAGAGACAGTAATGCACAGCAGCGATATGAATCAAGCTTATGTATTGCCGCAGCTGCATACCCTTCTTTGGAGCAATCAAAAAGGTGTATAA